GAGTTAATTCAGCCTGTGACCTTTTCAGCGAACAGTCAGAGGGTCTCTTATTCCAGTTTGCCTGCTCCAGGCTGCCATGCCCCCCTCCTACCAGCATCCCCTGCAACAACCTAAACCACCTTGGAAACTGCAGGTTGGATGCTGTATCTGCAAGCTCTGGAAAATGAAGGTTGGTTCAGCTACGAATTCTTAAGTCGTTCTCTGAAACTGCCAAAGCTATTATGCTCGAAACATTGAACTCGTGAAATGTGGACTGACTGAAAGCTGGAAACCTTGTGGTCAACTGAAAGGAGGCATTTGTGAGGAATGTTGGTGGTCTTGAACGTACAGCTAGCTAGAAATGATTGATGGAAGAGTTCGCTGTCCAAGTGCTGACCTGTATTCTGTCCACATCTGACAGTTTTAGCGAAACCTTATTTTGACTATGGTTGTGACTATATACATGGTATAACATAATTTACATTGTAATGGTGGGAACAGtcaaaatgaagctttaaaatatttttgttgttgaagCAATGTACTTATGTATAAACTAAATGTCTTGAAACAGAAGTTCTATAACAtgatcatttttatttaaaaacaaatttttgaaATGCCAGGATTTTCTGTGAGCTGGAAATGCTGGGTTTTGGTGGGTGTCCTTCACACAGATGAAGTAGTGTTTTATAAGCTTTTCTCAAAAGCTGAGTAGCAGCAAACTGCTGGCCAGTGTGGGTAAACATGCGTGGAGTTGAATATCCACTTGTACTCTAAATGTACTCCAGTCTTTTTCGTTAGAATACAGCCTTTAAGCTCTGCTTAATGTAATTTGCTTACAGAAGGGAGAAAATGTCTTATGAGGACTTTCGAGAAAGCAGACTGAGGTTCTCGGACTCCCTTAATGGTCAGCACTGAATTTACCTGAAATAAGGCCTAGATGACTTCAGAAATGGCTTTCCTCTTTCATCTGATAACATGATTGTGTATAATGGAAAGCGGCCTGTCTCAGTTACCTTTCAAAACAGCACTCTGAAATCTTCATCCACAGCTCcgtggaagaaaaggaagaagtgcGCCAAAATGCACTTTCCAAGCTCAGCCtgctgcagcaaggcaggaggGATTATGTTGCACAGATAGTGCTGTCGGAACCAGCATTTCTTAGTGTTCTACccatgcttggaaaaaagtatcTCCCCAAAGGTCATGATTTTGTAATCCTGCTTAAACACGGTTTCTTCAGGGAGTTGGAAAAGGAAACTAATCTAGCATACAACTACTGTtgtaaaataaaaaccacagcaacttctgcttctttccaaaggaaaaacaaggtaAATGATATTAAAGGCAACTTAGATTTAGATGTTAAGTCCAAATTGTCAGCAAGTAATTCGTGGAACAGTATTACAAATGGGCTAATTGAGGAATCTAGTGCCTGCCATCACGGTCAACAGATTACAGAAAATGCATTATCTGCTAAGCTATCACCAGGCACCAGTACAAATGGACATTATAGAGCAGGCAGAGAATCTAATCAGAATTGAAAAGTTAGGAGTAGGCCCAAGAGAGCAGAGTATATCTCATTACCTTTATTTCTCAGGCTGTTTACAGAATCATCCCTCTTTTCCCAGTCTCGAGTTCTTCAGCTTTCTGTACTTGAGGCAAACAAAAGCTAGCAGGTCCTTATCTCTTGTGTGGCTGGGAACTTCTGGAAAGTGCTTGTTTAGATGTTGCAGATAAAGAACAGTGACCAAATACAATGggaaaattaagcttttttcttcctagtacgTCTCAAAAGGAACAGGGGAGAGCTGGGAGACTTTTGGAAGGGACAGGCTTCATGCTACAGAAGATGAGGACCCCTGGGAGAAGCGCCTTAGTATTGTTTAGCATTGTCTAAGGGGATATAATCACCTAAGGCTTGGATGCAATAAGGTGACGGATGGGTTCATTGCCTGAGAATTCAGAAAAGGGAATTGGGTCTCGGTTCTGTGAGTACAGACAACAGCAGAGCTCTCCTCGATCCCAGGCTGCTGTTACTGGGGCAATGGGATCATGAAACAAGGGATTGTACTGAAGGGAAGGGAACTtaaaagcagctgcaggaaaatTTCTTATATGGTACAGCAGATTGCCATAGAAGATGGCGGAGACCAGAATTTCAGCACGATTCACAGATATAGCAAGCAGCCTGAGTTGCAATTAATGCTTTAGGGATTTTTGAAAAAGGCCTGTACATTGAAGCTTCTGGACTATGAACTGCCTTAACTGCTAGTAGACCTGGAGGGCTGCATGTTGGGCAGTCCTTCACACAGCCCCCAAGCAGACTTCCTCCAATAAGGTTATTTTTGAACACAGGTTGTCTTTTTGCTTGGCGTGCAGCTCTTGAGAGGGGTTGCTGGTGTCTTGGATCCTGAAATGCTTTTGAAGAGCAAAAGGCTGGCTACAGTGTCTGTGAACAGGAGAATCCCAGCCCCTTCAGGAGGTGCTGGATCATATGGAGGACATGCAAAGCAAAGTAACAACTTTCAAGACATGATTACAGTAAGTATAGGGCAAGATGATGAAGACAGCAACACAAATGGCTCTGAATGCCCCCCTCTCTGTGATGAGATGAGTGGAAAAAGGAATTCAAGTACTTAATTAAAATTGACATCGATCTGTCACGGGAgtagttttcattaaaagataGGTTCCTTTGCCTTCCTCCATGATACTGATAAATGAATTGATATCCCACCACCTGTTCGGAGACCAGTTAGGATTAGTTCTGGGTGATACAAAAACATAAGGAGACAGTCCCACTGATGGTTAGTTTTACAGCCTAAGTTAGCTAAGGCAAAATAAGCGGTGTCGCTTCATTATTCCTTTAAGGACTTTTAATAATGACAGAAATGCATATTTCTGTCATTATTAATGCATCAATGCATACATGTGATGGGCACATAGAGCTCTGAGCTTCAATTTTTTAGGGCTTTCTATTTTGAAGGTGGCAGGTTATTTCAAGCCTTGCATCCAAACCTTGGGACTGTACTGCTTGATACAGCAGGTGCAGCCCTTTCTTCTGTTTGTGAAGGTGGTCTTCACAAATGGTTCAAATTGCTTAAGCTATCCCTTGAAAAAATCATGCCATGTCTAGTGGTCAACTGCAGCATCTGTGATCCAAAGGCGTATGTGCAAACACAGCATCCCGCTTTAGGCTGTTGTCTAATACTGACTGTGTGGTGACAGCTATCACTGCAGCTAATCCAAGGGTGTTTCAGATTGTATTGCATTAATACCTGCAGCGACAAGGAGTTTCAAGGCAAAAACCCATGTACACGGTCTTCCAAGAAGGTagcagcaagagaaaaggagGCCATGCTGACTGACTTTGTTCCCCCTGATGAACGTGTGAAGTGAGCAACCAGCATTTTTGTGACTGGGTTATGTCTTTGGTAAGTAAAACAAAACTGCCACCACCTGCTCTGTTTGATTCTAGAAACCTAATTGCTTCATTTAGGCTAGATGTCTTTGGACTTAAGAAGTAAAAACGTGGCTCTGGATGTGTGCAAAGTCAAAACCAAGACTTCTTGTTTGACTCTTAGCTCTGATGTCCTGTTGTGACTAATAGGACTCAGCCCACTAAAATGTAAAGCAAGGAATAAGTATCGTTATACAAAAATACTGCTAAGTAAGTTTGcttcaggaagttttcttttcagGGAGGCCATCCATGTCCAAATTACTATTTAACTGCCTCACCTTGGAGTAGTCCCCTTATATCTGAAATTAATACACCAACTCACGTATCGGTTCAAACTGACTTTGCGGTTGCCTCGTGACTGTGATGATGCTAATGCAAGCCATACTTGTAGATCAGTTGAAACTGTGATGCTGAGTTTTTAATAGTACTATAGATTTGAGGGGGGGAGGGGATGTATGCAAGAAAATACTAATAATGAGATGTTGCTTTCTTCCCCACCCTGAGACTGTCGTGGGGTGGTTGTTCCAGGGAGGATGGAACTGCAATATTGATGAAGATAGCCTCGTGAGCTTGCTCAACACCAGCTGTGAAAGGGAGGCCACTGTCCCTTCACTTTTCCATGCTGTCAAACTCAACAGTGTGGAAGCAGAGCAGTCAAAGAGCCAGGGGATTTCATCTCCCCAGTTAGCTGTCAGGAGTTCTCATCACCTAaggaccctgccctgccaggTTAAAGTAAAAGAGCCCTCATTTACATTTGCAAAATTCTAATTGCTTTGGATGGTTTTTTGGGGAGGGTGCCCACTGGAGATGAGAGCCTGTTTTTTCCAGGGAGcacttgatttttctctctaatTGTGTCTTAAGGTTTCAGAGTGCAGTTGAAAAAGGAAACGTTCAATAATGGTTACTTTTTACATGCAGCAGAGCAGTAAAATAGGAGAATGATACCTAAGAGTATTATGGCTCAACGATACAGTCTTTTTGCTGGTCAAACTGTAGAAGATTCTCAGCAGTTTTGCGTGTACCCAAAGCCagtgaaatcaacagaaaaacaTGGTTGAATACTATGCCAGCTTTGGATTAGGTGAAGGACATCACATCTGAGCCATCTCAAGATGTGGTTTGTTAGATGTTACAGTTGGAGCCTCATGAAGTCCTCAGTCCCGAGTATCTGTGGCACTCATGTAGGAGAGCAGGGGGACTGGCGGAGGTGTCAACGACTAGAAGAAGCTGAAGCACAGGGCAATGACCTTCCTGTCCCTACCTTCCCCattacctgcttttctttctgtattttctttcactcATTGAATACATAATCAAAGGCTATAATGGCTGAGGTCAAAACTGGAGGAGGATTTTAGGGAAAATATTTGCTGGAGGAATTTAGGTAAGAGGTTGAAGTTTGGCCAGTTCTGGCTTAACAGAAAGGTGGCATTTCTCCAACCCTGTAGCTAGGTTTTTTCCATGTTCAGAAATTAGATTTTGAAATAGAAACAGCCTCTGACTCCCAAAGTAGGAACCTCACAGACTTCCTTCCCAGGTTCTcccaaaaaagtttaaaaaaaaaaaaagatggtcagGTGACTCGAGGGTAGTGATTCTCACAAGTAGCTTTTATTAGTGTTTCccttggtggggaaaaaagggaaaaaattgctAGTCAGACATCCTCATCAGCCATCACCTTGATATTGCATAGTTGTAGGGTACAAGATCATCCCTGGTGGACCCTTCAGAGGTGGTATTCAGGTTCTGTGACAGTGTCTGTACAGCCTATGGTACGAGGGACAAATGCCAACATGATGTAAGAACACTGCAACAGTGTGTTTGCAGGTCCCTTCCCaaacaaaatgggagaaaatCTGATACAGAGCGGGTTATCTTGATCCCACAacatggagaaaacagaaagcaaacgAACCATTAAAAGCTCCAGAGACAACCATCAATAGCCTTGGACGCAAAGAACCGGTCTGAAAAGGTACTgtgaatgtaaaaaataaatgatatCATTCTTTTGTGATATAGCTATGAGAGATGGTTATGACGGTAATGTCCCTGGGCGCTGTGTTGTGCCTGACAGCCACAAATAAATGTGGAATGTAGCATGTTATCCAAGCTGAGATAACCATGCTCAAACAGGCTCATTTACTTGGATTAGACTGTGGTTTTATGGCACCTATATGTGGACAATAGCTCTAGAAGGCCTAAGAACACAATTTAAGATTTAGTTGACGTAGTTGCAAATCCATCCCCTCGAATGCTCTTGGTATCATATATGACCAAAAAGCATTCATATGCTGAAAGCAAGCAATTGTCATTTCAGAACATTTTAGGGTAGTTTTATCTTTGGTTTTTTACTGCAATACCCATCTTGACAAAGATGCTGGTTTCAGCTGTGGTACAAGGTGTTAGAAGGAGTTTGAAGAGCAGGCAGGTAATTTTTCCACTGCTGGGTTTATTTAGATGTATGTTTAGTTTCcttgtgataaaaaaaaaaatctaccccaTCTTCACACTTAATACATAGCCAAAAGGGAAGATGCTATTCATGCTCTAGAGGGCAGTCCTTCCAAAGGTAAAATTGAGGAGTTGCACATGACTAAAATCATGCCACATGCAAAGGGCTGGTGAGCTGAATGAGAAGTGTCACTCTTGTTGTTTTATGAAGAAATGCTTTCTGTAAGACAACGGAGTAAGCTTTGCAAAGAGGATGCCTGGGAACAGCTGAGCTCAGAAGAACACAAAGGCAAAGGCTACAGTTATGTTACTACTCCTTCAAAATTAAGGCAATGTCTACAGTTGAAAGGAAATCCACCACATTTTGTCCAGCTCTTCCTGGGAATATACAACAGATTAGCAACAGTAGGTGCGCTTACTTGGATAATGAAGAATAACACTTCCTGCCTTCCTTACCAAAGGTGCTGGGAGAAATTACTTTGTGTAACACAGGACATGAGATTACAGGACCATAGGTTATAATTTGCTAAAACCATGTGGGAACTTCACGTTTAGGCACATGGTTCCAGAGTAGAGGCAGAGCCCCAAGGACTGACAAGTCCCTGTGGTTGTAACCTGAAGGGCTGGGTTGGGAGATGAAATGCAGCCTCGCCATGACTTCCTAGTTTCTAACATCACAGCACTCCTAGGTTGGTGAACACCAGGactttaaagatgaaaatgtCTGAGACAAATTTCAGTGAGCTTAGTACTGAACCACTGAAATACTTATAGCTGTGTCAGTATATGGCAGGAGTCTGCCTccctttgcattttgcatttcttaGAATAGGCTATCTTTTTGcatgaaggagggaaaaaaattatatttttgcattcattttccGTAACTCTGATGTAATATTAGAAAAACTTATATCTCACTCCTCTTTACTCCTTTGGACTTCAAAAATTGGTCCCTGCAAGATAGTTTTTTCTTCAGGACAGATACATTTCATATGAATGACTAGCCCCTGACATACCTGGGGCACTTTTTTCAGTGGTGAGATAAAATTCTGATCTGTGGATTGCTATTTCAAGAGGccatgtttgggtttttaagcTCCAATCCTGCACTGACTCACAGGGCCTTGAAGCAGCTCAGTGATGCGGAGCTGATCCTAAAATCATAAATCAGTTCAGCCTCAATCTGTCATAGTTTCTGCAAGTGCATCGTAATATTTTTATCCCAGTATTTGAGGAGGCTTTGCCTGTAAGTATAAGCAGTTATTTAGGGAAAGCTTCTTACTTCACtgtgaaggaggaaagaaaattattatagACTTGGCTTTTTCTTAAGAATTCTTATTGAACTGGAATATAATACACAGACTGCTgcagaaaaaagtttatttaatgtATTGCTAACAAAGCTAGAATTATGGGAATAAGGTGTTTGCTGTTTTATTATTCCAATTGTGCATGAAGCCAGATAAGGACTTTTCAGGACAGCCGCAGGCTTTACAATAAACTTGTGACAACAGTGAGAAACATACCAGCCATCCCAAAGGTAATGCTGGACACCTTATGCACTCATATACATGATGTCTCTATGGGCAATACCGAGTGTATGCATTTAAATGTAAGGTGCAATACAGAATCAGCACCTTGATTTGGTGAGGGTTTCTTGTATGAAGAAACACTACTGGTGTGAAAGAAGGAATTAATCCCTACCTAGTGTCCCGCTCTTGCAATTGAGTCAGCTTCATAGAATTTTTTGCAGCTCTAAATGCtaagtgaggaagaagaaaataaattcaagccaacttgggcttttttttcatcctgaacTGGGAGCAGAGTTGGAAGAAGGCATCAGTATCAGTAAATAAGTGTGGAAAGTGAAATACCTAACATGTTCTAGAAGAGTTTACTATTCCTGGCACAGCTGAGGTCCTGGCAACTTTGCCAAACACTTCAGGGTAGTGGCATCTTTTGATCTTCTCTAAATGTAGGGTAAAACTGGAAGCTTGCAATTGTCAAAGTGCTAGAATGGTTTAGAATGCCCAGTtgcaaaataactttgaaatcTGAATTCTTAGTCTCATCTCGTATCTTTTCTCTCAGATCTGATTGTACAACAGACTTCTAATAATGGCAAAAATGCTGCTAATGTAATCAAAGGGTCTTGTATAAAGGCTGTGCAGAGGTTTGCTTTAGATTgctcagggagggaaggaagtaCATGGACATTCCTGCTGATGTCCGTGGCAGCCTTGCATAAAGACCAATGAAGACTGTCAAAAAGACAGGTTCCCCAGTGTTGTAAATTGGTGTAGTTCCCTTGATTTCAAGGGAATTACTGATTTACATCTGCTGAGGATCCGGTCTGTATGGCGATAATGTCTGAGACCTATAATAATGGCATTGCAGATATGTGCCGGGGATATGAGAACAGAGTCTGACAACCGTTAGCTGCTCTTGGGAGATGGCACTCATTTGATGTTGAAAACAATATGAAGAGGCAAGTTGGCATTACTCTGGGAGCTGATATTTTGGACACTGTCGTCCAGGTACTACGGTGCTATATGTGTATTTTTGATAGGAACACTGAGTGCAACGAGGCATTAGTACAGCAGTGGATTGAGCTAATTGGCGTAGCAGGATGCCGGTGTCAGAACTGCTTGAACATTTTTCCTCTCCCCGTGGTAGAGGAATGGGAAGGTTGTGGTGTAGCACTTGTCCCTGTTGTAGGTATAGCAGGTTTCAGGTTCATTGCAGGAGGTGCTCTGCTGGGCCTGGTATATCTCACCATCCAGCTCAACTTCTACGGGATCGCATTTTTTGCAGCTGGAAGAGATGGGGAATAGAACAAGTGTTAAGGGTTGTGGTGAAAAGATGCCCCTGGTGAAACCAAAATCCTCCTTGCTTATCTGCAGATGTAGCTAGGCGGGTACTGTGGCCTTTCTAGGTTTTACATAGGAACCCCCAGCCAGATGCTTTTAGTGTTGTCAAACTGCTATTGGCAAGACATCTCCATGATTAATTCCCTTTTTATGTGAATTAATCATGGAGATCACAATTTCTTGGCTTGCAACAGAATGTGAGAACTAGGCTCCGTGGGGAAAACATTCCACTGTGACCCTGCCTCACCTTCTCTGGCCTTCAAGCACATTTTTGAGCTGCTGTGGGCAATGCTGTAGGGGAGGTTAAGTCTTAAGAAATGAAATTAGTAAATAAAACTACTTACAGTTCAGTCATGCGGTAGACAAAAGTGGTTCTGAGTGGGGACATGGGGTCAGAGATGTTCTCTCGAGCCTTCAGGGGGACTCTGCAAAGGAGGCAAGAGAATTGCTCTCATGAAAACTGCTTATTAAACAGGGGGCTACTCTGCTGTGAACAATT
This region of Aptenodytes patagonicus chromosome 4, bAptPat1.pri.cur, whole genome shotgun sequence genomic DNA includes:
- the JCHAIN gene encoding immunoglobulin J chain, translating into MKSSLLLCVALAVSLGFVLVAGYPWDSDDQEYVLVNNKCQCVTVTSKFVPSKENPGEEILERNIRILVPLKARENISDPMSPLRTTFVYRMTELCKKCDPVEVELDGEIYQAQQSTSCNEPETCYTYNRDKCYTTTFPFLYHGERKNVQAVLTPASCYAN